From a single Magnetococcales bacterium genomic region:
- a CDS encoding KamA family radical SAM protein, which yields MTITYGRLTGISNQDLAHLGKVEERYPFRATDYYLSLIDWNDPNDPLKRIVIPSPEELISWGSADPSREHRYTVLPGLEHKYPTTVLLLVSETCAGICRYCFRKRIFQREVHERLENLDIALDYVKEHPEITNVLLTGGDPLCLSTERLTEILGRLRAIDHVGIIRIGSKTPAFNPHRILEDPDFSSMLSRFSTPWKRIYLTVHFDHPRELTSVSVAALDLLMRSGVILVNQTPLIRGINDDADVLERLFRQLSFIGVAPYYLFQCRPTMANRPFVIPIEEGYALFSEAMGRVSGLAKRVRYVISHESGKLEVVGMNDRHVHFRYHRAAESRNRGRFLKCRRNPQALWMDDYSEWKRETGAS from the coding sequence ATGACCATCACTTATGGACGTCTGACAGGTATTTCCAACCAGGACCTGGCCCACCTGGGAAAGGTCGAGGAACGTTATCCATTCAGGGCGACCGATTATTATCTGTCGTTGATCGATTGGAATGATCCAAACGATCCCCTGAAACGAATCGTCATTCCATCTCCCGAAGAACTTATTTCCTGGGGGAGCGCCGATCCGTCACGGGAACATCGTTATACCGTATTACCTGGACTGGAACACAAGTATCCAACAACGGTATTGCTTTTGGTCAGTGAAACCTGCGCCGGTATTTGTCGCTATTGTTTTCGCAAGCGAATCTTTCAACGCGAGGTCCATGAAAGACTTGAAAATCTCGATATTGCCCTGGACTATGTCAAGGAGCACCCGGAAATCACCAATGTCCTGTTGACGGGGGGCGATCCATTATGTCTTTCCACGGAGCGTTTGACCGAGATATTGGGACGGTTGCGGGCGATCGATCATGTCGGCATCATTCGTATCGGAAGTAAAACGCCCGCATTCAATCCGCACCGCATCCTGGAAGATCCCGATTTTTCCTCCATGCTTTCCCGTTTCAGCACTCCCTGGAAAAGAATCTATCTGACCGTCCATTTCGATCACCCTCGGGAATTGACGTCGGTGTCGGTGGCGGCTCTGGATCTGCTGATGCGCTCGGGAGTCATCCTGGTCAATCAGACGCCGTTGATCCGGGGGATCAATGATGACGCCGACGTATTGGAACGACTGTTCCGCCAGTTGTCATTCATCGGCGTCGCCCCGTATTATCTGTTTCAATGCCGTCCTACCATGGCCAATCGTCCTTTTGTCATCCCCATCGAGGAGGGGTATGCCCTTTTCAGTGAGGCGATGGGACGGGTGTCGGGACTGGCGAAGAGGGTTCGCTATGTCATCTCTCACGAAAGCGGCAAACTGGAAGTGGTCGGTATGAACGACAGGCATGTTCATTTTCGCTATCATCGCGCGGCAGAGTCGCGGAATCGGGGGCGGTTCCTTAAGTGCCGGCGTAATCCTCAAGCTCTGTGGATGGATGACTATTCGGAATGGAAAAGGGAAACCGGCGCATCTTGA
- a CDS encoding response regulator has translation MAEVHHVLIVDDEAELRDNLAALLLHEGFQVTTAATGIEGVRFLTRERIDVVLLDLIMPGMDGIETMQEMRRIRGATKFIVLTAYATVNTAVQAIRRGASDYLAKPFRFDDLVTVIRRSLEERRFEMRIQSCDIDQTLSSLANPIRRRIIEMLGQSGVLRMTDISAGLAISDHTKTMFHLRILREAQLLRQGEDKLYALTPSGTNAFQLLRVLSPSGG, from the coding sequence ATGGCCGAGGTCCACCATGTCTTGATCGTCGATGATGAAGCGGAGTTGCGTGACAATCTGGCGGCATTGCTGCTCCATGAAGGGTTTCAAGTGACCACCGCCGCCACTGGGATCGAGGGGGTGCGTTTTTTGACCAGGGAGCGGATCGATGTCGTGCTTCTGGATCTGATCATGCCCGGCATGGACGGAATCGAAACCATGCAGGAGATGCGCAGGATTCGTGGCGCCACCAAATTTATCGTCCTGACCGCCTATGCCACGGTCAACACTGCCGTACAGGCCATCCGTCGCGGGGCCTCCGATTACCTTGCCAAGCCTTTTCGTTTCGATGATCTGGTCACGGTCATTCGTCGTTCATTGGAGGAACGCCGTTTCGAAATGCGGATCCAGTCCTGCGACATCGATCAAACCCTGTCCTCCCTGGCCAACCCCATCCGGCGGCGGATCATCGAAATGCTGGGACAGTCCGGTGTTCTCAGGATGACCGACATCAGTGCTGGATTGGCCATCAGCGATCATACCAAGACCATGTTCCATCTGCGAATCCTCCGGGAGGCGCAATTGTTGCGCCAGGGAGAGGATAAACTGTATGCCCTGACACCTTCCGGGACCAATGCATTCCAATTGTTGCGGGTATTGAGTCCGTCGGGAGGTTGA
- a CDS encoding MCP four helix bundle domain-containing protein, producing the protein MSFSIRTRLYGGFFILFVCLLLSSLVASGMLNILNERINRLIRRDVEKVRLLHFLDRGVLDVSRLERNIILSDHPEEMSLFATEISRIHEQLQQSLTDLGKLVSGDRDAAVVRRITELMRQLLEVDREIQQFGMLNSNVRALRMVETEGADSLRNADDSLIALLSWEGSRSDSGSDPDTRFRQDGEISAVIQEIRLLLMTLHKDELHMILSTDEVRMNEDGKNIEMNEKKLYRNLERLALLLGPGPVPEDLSRFKGHLDAYLASSFKVRTLTLENGNNLAIRLSRERGMPIVFQLRDALHLLSSSSEKRMLDAERQSDRDFLWASGVLFSLLTLSFFIGATFAIRIARDVNLGLNRAITTLESVSLGNFGPDHDGRTNEPIRDEFGHLMQAIERMVAAERRVVVAVKQLAVGDVRVSLVERSSEDELIRSLNLLARSTHDAANVAEKLAIGDLDVNIQPRSAEDLLLHSLKNLVRVEQQVADMAERLAREDVSVTVTERSPSDRLLNAMKELAGVLRERAELRRMLMVSEKMSSIGQFSVRVAHEINNPLSTAAMGLQNIRFLMAPHGVDSEIDRRLTQVENNIGRATHAARQMMEYSWTGQLEFEFFDLKDEIDEVIDLIQADAQPFEITVDLPESYCIRGDRMKIGQVLRNLMQNALDARTGPCRMHLQVLGLPGERLAIQLRDWGPGLAPGLEGKIFEPFFTTKKSGLGVGLGLPICYSIVAQHGGTLDVANASGGGVVATVTLPLNRPPMEG; encoded by the coding sequence ATGAGCTTTTCCATCAGAACCCGCCTTTATGGTGGGTTCTTCATTTTGTTTGTTTGTCTGTTGTTGTCTTCTCTGGTTGCGTCCGGAATGTTGAACATACTCAACGAACGGATCAACAGGTTGATCCGGCGTGATGTCGAAAAGGTCCGCCTGCTTCATTTTCTGGACCGGGGCGTTCTGGACGTTTCGCGTCTGGAACGCAACATCATCCTTTCGGATCATCCCGAGGAAATGTCGCTCTTCGCCACCGAGATTTCCCGTATTCACGAGCAGTTGCAACAATCATTGACCGACCTGGGAAAATTGGTCTCCGGCGATCGGGATGCGGCGGTGGTGCGACGGATCACCGAACTCATGCGCCAGTTGCTTGAGGTCGATCGGGAAATTCAACAGTTTGGCATGCTCAATTCAAACGTGCGTGCCCTGAGGATGGTCGAGACCGAGGGCGCTGATTCCTTGAGAAACGCGGATGATTCGTTGATCGCCCTGCTGTCCTGGGAAGGGAGCCGGTCCGATTCGGGCTCCGATCCGGATACGCGCTTCCGGCAAGATGGGGAAATCTCCGCAGTCATCCAGGAAATCCGGTTGCTGCTGATGACCCTGCACAAGGATGAACTCCACATGATCTTGTCCACGGATGAGGTTCGGATGAATGAAGATGGCAAAAATATTGAAATGAATGAGAAAAAACTGTATCGAAACCTGGAGCGTCTTGCCCTGCTGCTGGGGCCGGGCCCGGTTCCGGAGGACCTGTCGCGGTTCAAGGGACATCTTGATGCCTACCTGGCGAGTTCGTTCAAGGTACGGACCCTGACATTGGAAAATGGGAATAATCTGGCGATTCGTCTGTCCCGCGAACGGGGCATGCCGATCGTGTTCCAGTTGCGCGATGCCCTGCATCTTCTTTCATCGAGCAGCGAAAAAAGAATGCTCGATGCGGAACGTCAGTCGGATCGCGATTTTCTCTGGGCGTCCGGCGTCCTTTTTTCTCTGTTGACCTTGAGTTTTTTCATTGGAGCAACGTTTGCCATTCGGATTGCCCGGGATGTCAACCTTGGATTGAATCGGGCGATTACCACGCTTGAATCGGTTTCTCTGGGCAATTTTGGCCCGGACCATGACGGAAGGACCAATGAACCGATTCGCGACGAGTTCGGTCATCTGATGCAGGCCATCGAACGGATGGTGGCGGCGGAACGGCGTGTGGTGGTGGCGGTGAAACAATTGGCGGTGGGGGATGTACGGGTTTCACTGGTGGAGCGGTCATCGGAGGATGAATTGATCCGTTCCTTGAACCTGCTGGCACGCTCGACCCATGATGCCGCCAACGTTGCCGAAAAACTGGCCATCGGCGATCTGGACGTGAACATTCAGCCACGGTCCGCGGAAGATCTGCTGTTGCACTCGTTGAAGAATCTGGTACGGGTGGAGCAGCAGGTCGCCGACATGGCCGAACGTCTCGCCCGCGAGGATGTGTCGGTGACGGTGACGGAACGTTCTCCCAGCGACCGTCTGCTCAACGCCATGAAGGAACTGGCGGGGGTGTTGCGTGAACGGGCCGAACTGCGACGGATGTTGATGGTCTCCGAAAAAATGTCGAGCATTGGACAATTTTCGGTTCGGGTGGCGCATGAAATCAACAATCCGCTTTCGACGGCCGCCATGGGATTGCAGAACATTCGTTTTCTGATGGCGCCGCATGGCGTCGATTCCGAGATCGATCGGCGATTGACCCAGGTCGAAAACAATATCGGCAGGGCGACCCATGCCGCGCGTCAGATGATGGAATATTCCTGGACCGGGCAACTGGAGTTTGAATTCTTCGATCTCAAGGATGAAATCGACGAGGTCATCGATCTGATTCAGGCCGATGCCCAACCCTTCGAAATCACCGTCGATCTGCCGGAATCCTATTGCATTCGCGGGGACCGGATGAAGATTGGCCAGGTTTTGCGCAATCTGATGCAAAATGCCCTGGATGCCCGAACGGGGCCATGCCGGATGCATCTTCAGGTCCTCGGGCTTCCGGGGGAGCGTTTGGCGATTCAGTTGCGGGATTGGGGGCCGGGCCTGGCGCCCGGACTGGAAGGAAAAATATTCGAACCTTTTTTCACGACCAAGAAATCAGGCCTCGGCGTTGGTTTGGGTCTTCCCATTTGTTACAGCATCGTTGCACAACATGGTGGAACCCTCGATGTGGCCAACGCCTCTGGGGGAGGCGTGGTCGCGACTGTGACTCTTCCCTTGAATCGCCCCCCTATGGAGGGTTGA
- a CDS encoding citrate transporter → MVLGGVPLDFILFAATLIGVALFHDRTLQVAATGMTIILGYNFFVTGFRHGDGLAGLSAHFGHEWVILVNLFCLLVGFALLADHFERSHVPELIPRILPQGWKGGFVLLLLIFLLSGFLDNIAAAIIGGTVALSIYRRRIHIGYIAAIVAASNAGGAGSVVGDTTTTMMWIAGVNPLHVLPAYLAAFVAFIVFGIPASIQQARHADLVAVSDTVVHYDKVRVGIVFFILIAAIATNVSVNLYFSHLADGFPFIGVAVWVALLLTAPLRKPDWGLLPATAKGSLFLLALVTCASLMPVEKLPEATWLTTMALGFISAVFDNIPLTALAIKQGGYDWGMLAYAVGFGGSMIWFGSSAGVAISNSIPEARSVFLWLRHGWFIPIGYLVGFFVMLMVMGWDPHPIKVTAIP, encoded by the coding sequence TTGGTCCTGGGAGGGGTTCCGCTTGATTTTATACTGTTCGCGGCGACGCTGATCGGGGTGGCATTGTTTCACGACCGCACTTTGCAGGTTGCGGCAACCGGAATGACCATCATTCTTGGATACAACTTTTTTGTGACCGGGTTCAGGCATGGCGATGGTCTTGCCGGCCTGTCGGCCCACTTTGGCCATGAGTGGGTCATTCTTGTCAATCTGTTTTGCCTGCTGGTCGGGTTTGCACTGTTGGCGGATCATTTCGAGCGCAGCCATGTCCCTGAATTGATACCGAGAATTCTTCCCCAGGGATGGAAGGGTGGTTTTGTGCTTCTGCTGCTGATTTTCCTGCTGTCGGGATTTCTCGACAACATTGCGGCGGCCATCATCGGCGGCACCGTGGCATTGTCGATCTATCGGCGCCGGATTCATATCGGTTACATTGCCGCCATCGTTGCCGCATCCAATGCGGGAGGGGCAGGAAGCGTCGTCGGGGATACGACGACGACCATGATGTGGATTGCCGGGGTCAATCCGCTCCATGTCCTTCCGGCCTATCTGGCGGCTTTCGTCGCGTTCATCGTCTTTGGCATTCCCGCATCGATTCAACAGGCGCGCCATGCCGATCTCGTTGCCGTGTCGGACACGGTGGTTCATTATGACAAGGTCCGGGTGGGCATCGTCTTTTTCATCCTGATCGCAGCCATTGCCACGAATGTTTCCGTCAATCTGTATTTTTCCCATTTGGCCGACGGTTTTCCCTTCATTGGTGTGGCGGTATGGGTTGCCCTGCTGCTCACGGCGCCCTTGAGAAAGCCCGATTGGGGGTTGCTGCCCGCCACGGCCAAGGGATCGTTGTTTCTTCTGGCTCTGGTCACATGCGCATCCTTGATGCCGGTGGAAAAATTACCCGAAGCGACATGGTTAACCACCATGGCGCTTGGATTTATTTCCGCAGTCTTCGATAATATTCCCCTGACGGCTCTTGCCATCAAGCAGGGTGGGTATGATTGGGGAATGCTTGCCTATGCGGTCGGATTTGGCGGTTCCATGATCTGGTTCGGTTCTTCCGCCGGAGTCGCCATTTCCAACAGCATTCCCGAGGCTCGTTCGGTCTTTCTCTGGCTGCGTCATGGATGGTTTATTCCCATCGGCTACCTGGTGGGTTTCTTTGTGATGTTGATGGTCATGGGTTGGGATCCGCATCCGATCAAGGTGACCGCAATTCCATGA
- the gspG gene encoding type II secretion system major pseudopilin GspG, with protein MVGRIRGSSGFTLIEIMVVIVILGILATLIIPRVMDRPDEARRTKATLDIQAIGQALDLYRLDNHRYPTTNQGLDALVKKPTVEPVPKQWRQSGYLAKLPKDPWDGAYVYMSPGVHGEYDLVSMGADGELGGEGNAADVESWNLSPSQ; from the coding sequence ATGGTCGGTCGTATTCGGGGATCGAGTGGATTTACGCTGATTGAAATCATGGTGGTGATCGTGATTCTCGGCATCCTGGCGACGTTGATCATTCCCAGGGTGATGGATCGGCCCGACGAGGCGCGGCGGACCAAGGCGACGCTCGATATTCAGGCCATCGGCCAGGCTTTGGATCTGTATCGTCTGGACAACCATCGCTATCCGACCACCAATCAGGGGTTGGATGCCCTGGTCAAGAAACCGACCGTCGAGCCTGTCCCCAAACAATGGCGTCAGAGTGGCTATCTGGCCAAACTGCCCAAGGATCCCTGGGATGGGGCTTATGTCTACATGTCTCCGGGGGTGCATGGAGAATATGACCTGGTTTCCATGGGAGCGGATGGCGAACTGGGGGGGGAAGGAAATGCCGCCGATGTCGAATCCTGGAATCTGTCACCGTCGCAGTGA
- a CDS encoding DUF420 domain-containing protein: MNHDLVLLLPHVLAFLNLSGLMLLLPGYWAIRSGRRERHRRLMVASLVVGVLFLIVYLGYHAVVGHVPFPGQGMVRVFYFTILFTHIFMALVVAILVPITVVHALRGRFSGHVRIARWTLPVWLFVCFSGLVVYGMAMMVAV; encoded by the coding sequence ATGAATCATGATCTTGTTCTGCTGTTGCCCCATGTTCTGGCCTTTCTGAATCTTTCGGGTTTGATGCTGCTTCTGCCTGGATATTGGGCCATCCGTTCGGGGCGGCGGGAGCGGCATCGGCGGCTGATGGTGGCCAGTCTGGTGGTGGGGGTGTTGTTTTTGATCGTCTATCTGGGCTACCACGCGGTGGTGGGGCATGTCCCTTTTCCGGGACAGGGGATGGTGCGGGTGTTTTATTTCACCATTCTGTTCACCCATATTTTCATGGCGTTGGTGGTCGCCATTCTGGTGCCGATCACTGTGGTCCATGCCCTTCGGGGCCGGTTTTCCGGGCATGTCCGGATCGCCCGCTGGACGCTGCCTGTCTGGTTGTTCGTTTGTTTTTCCGGGTTGGTGGTGTATGGCATGGCGATGATGGTGGCGGTATGA
- a CDS encoding copper chaperone PCu(A)C codes for MKKISIFPMMLLSLVLSFQAWAGEGIRIENPWIRAAPPSVQAMAAYMGIENTGSVPMTLVAVTSPAFLKIELHETVVVNGMAGMVARKDMVIAPGKRLTLEPGGHHLMLLTPQKTIREGDMIPLTLAFGDGGKIDIEVPVKMDGASSAGHASGHGGH; via the coding sequence ATGAAAAAAATTTCGATCTTCCCGATGATGCTGTTGTCGCTGGTGTTGAGTTTTCAGGCGTGGGCCGGGGAGGGGATCCGCATCGAGAATCCCTGGATCCGGGCCGCTCCCCCTTCGGTGCAGGCGATGGCCGCCTATATGGGGATCGAAAATACCGGATCGGTTCCGATGACGTTGGTGGCGGTTACGAGTCCTGCCTTTCTCAAGATCGAATTGCATGAGACCGTTGTCGTGAACGGCATGGCCGGGATGGTGGCGCGAAAAGACATGGTGATCGCCCCGGGGAAGCGTTTGACCCTTGAGCCGGGGGGGCACCACCTGATGTTGCTGACTCCGCAAAAGACGATTCGGGAGGGGGACATGATCCCTCTGACCCTGGCCTTTGGCGATGGTGGCAAGATTGACATCGAGGTGCCGGTGAAAATGGATGGAGCATCCTCTGCCGGGCATGCTTCCGGACATGGTGGGCACTGA
- a CDS encoding SCO family protein, protein MPLLKNLPRGQKTALLAFIIGGLLTLVAQVGYRFYVDAKKLPDDLVGVVLPRPRVIPTFELVDHHGRPFVRSRFQDRWTFMFFGYTHCPDVCPVTMGLMRDLFTRLETQPEYKDRIQGVFVTIDPKRDTTKLLEEYVPFFNKAFIGVNGSVEEIERFSKGLGVGVRASPAEADGSYQIAHTSAIYLIDPRGRFHALFQSQFHDAEKMALLFSRIVSLYQ, encoded by the coding sequence ATGCCACTCTTGAAAAATCTTCCTCGCGGGCAGAAAACCGCCCTTCTCGCCTTCATCATCGGCGGTCTGTTGACCCTGGTCGCTCAGGTGGGGTATCGATTCTATGTCGATGCCAAAAAACTTCCCGATGATCTGGTCGGGGTGGTTTTGCCTCGTCCCCGGGTCATCCCCACCTTCGAACTGGTGGACCATCACGGTCGTCCGTTTGTCCGCTCCCGGTTCCAGGACCGCTGGACCTTCATGTTTTTCGGCTATACCCATTGTCCCGATGTCTGTCCCGTGACCATGGGGCTTATGCGCGACCTGTTCACCCGGCTGGAAACACAGCCCGAGTACAAGGACCGGATCCAGGGGGTTTTCGTCACCATCGATCCGAAACGGGACACGACAAAACTCCTTGAGGAGTATGTTCCCTTTTTCAACAAGGCGTTTATCGGCGTCAATGGAAGCGTCGAGGAGATCGAACGCTTTTCCAAGGGGTTGGGGGTTGGGGTCCGGGCCTCTCCCGCCGAGGCGGACGGCTCCTATCAGATTGCCCATACTTCGGCGATCTACCTCATTGATCCCCGGGGGCGGTTTCATGCCCTGTTTCAATCACAGTTTCACGATGCGGAAAAAATGGCCCTCCTTTTTTCCAGAATCGTATCCTTGTACCAGTGA
- a CDS encoding NAD(P)H-dependent oxidoreductase subunit E: MSKASLEATVDPEKVQGWITKIGSDSSAAVPLLQAIQSEYGYLPRKAMNLVLEGTEINASQLFGVATFYAQFRLDPVGRHMIKVCHGTACHVQGADRLNTSLRHALGIDDPKEDTAANGSYTIENVACIGCCSLAPVMLIDGEAFPNLKGADAQRHLVKHAKTKGEVLPGHTGDGDDQTDAKEK; this comes from the coding sequence GTGAGCAAAGCTTCCCTGGAAGCCACCGTGGATCCAGAAAAGGTCCAGGGTTGGATCACCAAAATCGGCTCGGATTCATCCGCGGCCGTCCCCCTATTGCAGGCCATTCAGAGCGAGTATGGCTATCTGCCGCGAAAAGCCATGAACCTCGTCCTCGAAGGGACCGAAATCAATGCCAGCCAACTGTTCGGGGTGGCGACGTTTTATGCCCAGTTCCGCCTGGATCCGGTCGGTCGCCACATGATCAAGGTATGCCACGGTACCGCCTGTCACGTTCAAGGGGCCGATCGCCTGAATACCTCCCTGAGACATGCGCTGGGCATCGACGATCCCAAGGAAGATACCGCCGCCAACGGCAGTTACACGATCGAAAACGTCGCATGTATTGGTTGCTGCAGCCTGGCCCCGGTCATGCTCATCGATGGCGAGGCCTTTCCCAATCTCAAGGGAGCCGACGCCCAAAGGCACCTGGTCAAGCATGCCAAAACCAAGGGTGAGGTACTCCCTGGCCACACCGGCGATGGCGACGACCAAACCGATGCGAAGGAGAAGTGA
- a CDS encoding NADH-quinone oxidoreductase subunit NuoF: protein MSGDMVITMGEGTCGIAAGAPEVTKILKERFPEATFKAVGCIGMCHLEVMVEIESGGKSWLWGNVNKKNLPKIVRFHRGQGDLPEAMLIRSTDNTETERSQYLTRQTRIALRNVGELNPTSMEQFRARGGYSAFENIIKGGMTPEQVIEEVRVSSIRGRGGAGFPTAVKWGFARSAQGEPKYLVCNGDEGDPGAFMDRSLLEGDPHSVVEGMLIAAYAIGASKGYAYIRAEYPLALKHFAIALDDARQAGFLGHDILGSNFSFDIKIKEGAGAFVCGEETALLASIEGQRGMPRIRPPFPAIQGVFGKPTIINNVETLANIPWILKNGGAAYARIGTEKSRGTKVFALAGAVKRGGLVEVPMGMTIRQLLEEIGGGSASGRPLKAVQLGGPSGGCIPESLFDTIIDYDAINATGAIMGSGGMVVTDTKSCMVDLARFFLEFTQIESCGKCTFCRIGTLRMKELLTKICDGSGTLEDIDTLEELAQRVKDASLCGLGQTAPNPVLTTLKYFRDEYIAHVTEKRCPGGVCKGLITHTILQDKCTGCSICDRYCPVNAITGELKKPNTWVIDQKICINCGMCVEVCNPDAILAA, encoded by the coding sequence ATGAGCGGTGATATGGTCATTACCATGGGTGAAGGGACCTGCGGCATCGCCGCTGGAGCGCCGGAAGTTACCAAAATATTGAAGGAACGCTTTCCCGAAGCGACCTTCAAGGCAGTGGGCTGCATCGGCATGTGCCACCTGGAAGTCATGGTGGAAATCGAGTCCGGCGGCAAATCATGGCTCTGGGGCAACGTCAACAAGAAAAATCTGCCGAAAATCGTCCGTTTCCATCGCGGTCAAGGGGATCTCCCCGAGGCGATGCTCATCCGTTCCACCGACAATACCGAAACCGAGCGGTCGCAGTATCTGACCCGGCAAACCCGCATCGCCCTGCGCAACGTCGGCGAACTCAACCCGACCTCGATGGAACAGTTTCGCGCCCGCGGCGGATACAGCGCCTTCGAGAACATCATCAAGGGTGGAATGACCCCGGAGCAGGTCATCGAAGAGGTTCGCGTCTCCTCCATTCGCGGACGCGGTGGCGCCGGCTTTCCCACGGCAGTCAAGTGGGGCTTTGCCCGCAGCGCCCAGGGGGAACCCAAATACTTAGTCTGCAACGGTGACGAAGGAGACCCGGGGGCCTTCATGGACCGCTCCCTCCTCGAAGGAGACCCGCACAGCGTCGTCGAAGGGATGCTGATCGCGGCCTACGCCATCGGCGCCTCGAAAGGTTATGCCTACATCCGCGCCGAATATCCCCTTGCCCTGAAACACTTCGCCATCGCCCTCGACGATGCCCGGCAGGCGGGGTTTCTCGGTCACGACATTCTGGGATCGAATTTTTCATTCGACATCAAGATCAAGGAGGGCGCCGGGGCTTTTGTCTGCGGCGAGGAAACGGCACTGCTCGCCTCGATCGAGGGTCAACGGGGCATGCCCCGGATCCGACCGCCCTTCCCCGCCATTCAAGGGGTGTTCGGCAAGCCGACCATCATCAACAATGTCGAAACCCTGGCCAACATTCCCTGGATCCTGAAAAACGGCGGTGCCGCCTATGCCCGGATCGGAACCGAAAAGAGCCGTGGCACCAAGGTGTTCGCCCTGGCCGGCGCAGTCAAGCGCGGTGGTCTGGTGGAGGTCCCCATGGGGATGACCATCCGCCAGCTTCTGGAGGAGATCGGCGGCGGTTCCGCCTCGGGCCGGCCACTGAAGGCGGTGCAGCTGGGTGGACCTTCGGGCGGATGCATCCCCGAATCGCTGTTCGACACCATCATCGACTACGACGCCATCAACGCCACCGGCGCCATCATGGGTTCAGGGGGGATGGTCGTCACCGACACCAAATCGTGCATGGTGGACCTGGCCCGCTTCTTTCTGGAATTCACCCAGATCGAATCCTGCGGCAAATGCACCTTCTGTCGCATCGGCACCCTGCGCATGAAGGAACTGTTGACCAAGATCTGTGACGGCAGTGGCACTCTGGAAGATATCGACACCCTTGAGGAGCTGGCGCAACGGGTCAAGGATGCAAGCCTTTGCGGCCTGGGTCAGACCGCACCCAATCCGGTTCTCACCACCCTCAAATATTTCCGGGACGAATACATCGCCCACGTCACCGAGAAACGGTGTCCGGGCGGGGTCTGCAAGGGACTGATCACCCACACCATTTTGCAGGACAAATGCACCGGGTGTTCCATCTGCGACCGTTATTGCCCGGTCAATGCCATCACCGGTGAACTGAAGAAACCCAATACCTGGGTGATCGACCAGAAAATCTGCATCAACTGCGGGATGTGTGTCGAAGTCTGCAACCCTGACGCCATCCTGGCGGCTTGA